Genomic window (Armatimonadota bacterium):
GAAAGTGCGGGTTCCGAGCGTCATCTTCGACCCATCTTACGCGATAGGGGTCACTGCGTTTTTCCATGCACCGTCCGGTATCCAATGAGTCGAACCAATCGCCGACCTCTGACCTCATACTGCCAGGGGGTCGACCATCGCTGCAAAAGTCTTTCTCGCGGTCTTGACGCTCTCGCTCGCTGCGATGGCGTGGTGGCTCTGGTCGCCGCAGACGTCCTGGATCGGGAAGTACGTTCGGTCCCATGACGCCGACGTGGCCTCTCGTATGGAGGCGTTCTCTTCGGGTTCCGGGTTCGAACGGGCGCTTCTGGGCGACACGGACGTGCAGGTCGACACGGGGCGGATCATCGAAGCCGACGCCTTGCTCGCAGGTCGGGGTGCAAGCGCCCTTAATCTCGCCCTCTTGACGCGCGCCGGCCTCGAACGCCTCGCCAGACTCAGGAGCACCACGGGACCTCCCGACAGCGCGAAGAAGGACTACGAGCTGGCGCAGGCGAGGATCTTCGCCGGAATCGTCTACCGTCGGGCGGCAGAAGGGGCGGCGCAAGATCCTGATAACGCTTTCTGGCCGGCCGCCGTGGCCGTATCGAAGTGGACCCTGGGCGACCGCGAGGGGTTCCTGCAGTGGCTTGAACGCGCGGCGGCGTGTCCGCGGTTTCAGGACTTCACGATGGCTGAGACCGAGCGCCGGACGTCGGATGCCCTAGAAACGGCCGGCTTCGACTGTGCCTTGACCCGCCTGGACGCCTTCTTGACAACGCGCATCTCGTCGCCTCAGCTCACGGCTTCTATTGTGCGGCTTTCCATGAACGGTAGAAGCCTCGACTCCACGGTCAGAGAGCGGCTGGCATGGGCCCGATATGGCGCGACGATCGTCCGGTCCCCCATTCCGGATGACCCCTTTCAGGGCCAACGCATCCTTCGTAGCGCGTTCGTGGAGAAAGTCGATCGGACCGATCGAAAGAAGACCACGTACGTCTCATCGTTACGACTGGAAGCAGCCGCCCGCGCCAAGGGATTGGCACCCGGGACGGCCTTCAGTGACGCGGCCCGATATGCGCGTGCCGATCTGCGCCCACCGCTTTCCGACGAGGGAAGGAAGGCGATCTGGATCTTGGATTCGTCTCGAATCGGACTCCCCTACGGTGTGTGGCTCTGGACCATCGCTCTGGCCACGGCGCTCGCGACGGTCGCTGTGGCACGTTTCGACACGACATTGGACTTCCGCAAAGGGGCGGCACTTTGGAGAGCGGTTCCGGGCCTCTTCCTAGCGGTGGCACCGTGGCTCGACGTTTGGGCCCTTCCGTTTGTTGGGGCCGTAGCCGTCCTCTCCGCTTTGGTCCCGCTTGCGGGCAAGGCCAGGATCGTGTCTTGGGCGGTCGGGCTGCTCCTGTCAGGAGGCGCTGTCGGGGCGGCCGTCTCTAGCGGCCTTGTGCCGGCGCTGGGTTGTCTCCTCGCCTTGGCCGGCCTTTCGACGTCAGCGATGCTGGCACGCTCCCCGGGTTCGACGACCCGTCCGACCCTTGGGCACGCGTTCTTGACGGTCGTACTGTACGGGGTCTGCGCCGGTGCGGCCCTGACGACGTTCGGCCTTGACTGCTATCGGCCCGACCATGTCGTTCCTTGGACCTGCACGGTGCTGGCCGTCGCCGCAGGAGCTGCAGCTCTCAAACCGGCGTCGTCGACATCGGCTTACCCGTCAGCGACGGTCGTCTGCGTCCTCGGCGTCATCGGCCTTTTCGTCTCGACGGTTCCGTGGATCGAAGCCGACCAGGACGCGACAAACCTTTTGCGGGCCGTGCAGGACGACATCCGTCGGGTCGATCCTGACCATGCACGCGTTGACCCGCTTTACGAGAAGATCCGCTGACGCCGCAGGGCTGTCGCCTGTTCGGCCGGCGGGAACCCGTACGCGGCGCCAGGCGTTCCGATGGGAACGGAAAATCCGGCCGTCGGCCTTCGGAACCGCCGGGCGGGCATAATCCGTACTCGGTACGTTCCTATGAAACGACTTACTTTTGCACTCTTGAGCTTAGCGTTGATCGTCGCAGGCTGTTCCGGTGGGGGCGGAGACGCCGCCAAGCCGGGCAATCCGGACGTGGACATGAAGTCCCCGATCGGTGCCGACGGCGGAAAGGCCGGAGCCGACACCGGCGGGACGACCGGCGGCGGTACGACCACGGCCGTGGACTTTGAAAAGGACGTCAAGCCCGTCGTCACCGAGTACTGCGCGACTTGCCATGGCGGCGAAAAGCCAGCGGGCGGCATCGACGCCACGAAGATCGCGACCAACGACGACGCCAAGGGTGCCGGCCCGACGTTCGCCAAAATGGCCGACGAGGTCGAAGGCGGGAAGATGCCTCCGCCGAAGGGCAAGCCTTTGCCGGCCGACGTCAAGGCCAAGCTCGTCGCCGATCTGCGCGCCTTGGGTTCGTAAGTGTCAAGGGCGGCTTCCGGTTCACCGGGGCCGCCCTTTTAAATTGCCGAGGCCGCCGAGAGATCGACGGCCTTAGGATGGAGAGGTCAACAAACGAGACTCGGAAAGGTGGACCGGTAACCCGGCCCGACCTGTTCATTGTGCCCCGACTTCTGTCCTGAGCCGGCACATTCCCAGGACAATTAGAGAATTGTAATAAACGCCCCAGGCTCAAATCATAGTCCGTGTCGTCCCATTTGACGACACGGACGGCCGACGGTCATAAGGCTGTCCTCGCGTTGTGGTAAGAAAGATAAAGGTGCGACGCCGCTCCGTCTTCCGGTTCTGGTTGTTGTCCACGCTCGGCCTCTTCATTGGCGTGGTCGCACCGTCCGTTTGCGCCGTCGCCTGTGGTCAAGGCTTCTGTGCGGCTCTGGCCCCGATCGAGCGCAAGGCCTCGTGCTGCCATCCCAAATCGGACCCCGACAAGTGTCCGAAATGCGGGGCGCAAGCCGAGATTACGGCGAAAAAGGGGCAGTCGGTCTTGGTGGCGAAGGCCGTAGACGGCCCGATCGATCCGCTCGCCGTCCTTCCGCCTCCTCTGCCCGTCGTTCAGACCGGACGCGTGCCGATCCGGACGGTCGTCCGGCACGTGAGTCTTCGCGCCCCGCCCGACCCTTCCGTCGGCCCCGAGTCTCCCCGCGCCCCTCCGATACCCGTCGTGTGAACCTGTTTCGTCACTTCACAACGACACCTTATATCGGAAAACTCAATGATCAAGACCTTAGCGCTGGCCGCGTTCCTCGTGGCCGGTTTCGTCACTCCGACGACGGCAAGTTCGCCGTCGCTCGACGCCTCTAAATCCTGCTGCGCTTGCTGTCAGCACTGCAAAGACTGCGGCTGCGCTACGAAAGGGGCGAAGTCGGGCTGTTGCGACTGCGGCTGCTGCGGCTCTGGGTGCTGCACCAAGCACTGAGACCATGAACGACCGCAGGTCGACTGCGGTTTTGGCGGCGATCGGCTTCTTGCCGGTCGTCGCCGGAGCCCAACAAGCCCTCTGTCCGTTGTGAGCCGCCGGTGGTTACGGGTCCGGTTCGGATTCCGCTCACAAGTGGCTCGTCAACACGGTCTACGCACCGGCAAGCGAGACGACGGACGAAACGTTCGTGTGGTACTCGGTCCGGCCCGAGCTGAAGCTGGGCCTCGCCTATCTCGCCAAACAGCGGGCGCTGCGTTACCTCGCCAGTATCCGCGTCTTGCCCGAGCACGGCCCTTGGCCTTCGCTCAGCGCGAGCGCCGGCGTCCAGGGGATCGGGACTGGAAACCCGGGGTACTCCGTGACGCTGGAAAAGAACGTCAGGACGCCACACGGGACTTGGAACGTCTACGCCGGAGCCGGATGGCGCTCGAACGAGAACGTCGTGCGGGAGGTCGCAGGCCTGAAGTACTCGTTCGCGAACGGCGTCACGCTCGGCCTTCAGGACGACGGCAAGGTCAGAAACCCCTTCGTCACCTATTCGCTCCGTGGGACGACGTTCGGCGTCTACCTCGTCGGCGGAAAGGAGGCCGCGTTCCTCGTCGGACACCGCTTCTAGGCATCCGCTAGGCACACGACTGACTCGGTGCCGGTCCCGGCGTCTTCTCAGAACACGGGGCCGGCACGTCCGGCGCTGGAAGGAACGAAATGAACTGGAACATCATCGAAGGCAAGTGGAAGGAAATGGCGGGCTCTGTGCGACAGAAGTGGGGCGAGCTGACGGACGACGAGATCCAACAGACGGCGGGTCAGCGCGACAAGTTCGAAGGGCTCCTCCAACAGAAGTACGGCATGACGCAGGAAGCGGCGGCCAAGCAGATCGACGAGTGGGCGGGCGCGATCAAAGACGGCATCCGCTGACCACTCCCCAGGACTTGTCAAGCCCCCGGACGTAACTTGTCCCGGGGCTTTTTCGTAAACTGGTTCGGTGCAGGAGCGCCGCTACGACGAAAAGGACGTCGCCAAGATCATCCAGCGCGCTGCTGAGATCCAGGCCGGGACGTTACCGTCCGGCGAGTCCGGCACGACCCTCTCCGAAATCAAAAGGGTCGCGGCCGAGATCGGTATCGATCCGCAGGCGGTCGAAGTCGCCGCCGCCGAGCGCGGACCCGGCCCCCTCGCACGGTCCGAGCCGTCGTCGGGACCGTCGTCGTTCGATGAGACCTTCTTCGGCGAAATGGACGCCGACCGGTGGGACGAGTGCGTCGCCCTGTTTCGAAACGCCACGGGCCGGGCAGGCACGGTCGACATGGCTCCCGGTCGGTTCGAATGGACAGGAGGCACCGAGGGTTGGGGCATGACGGTGACGGCCACGGTCCGAAACGGCAAGACAAGAGTCAGGCTGATGGGAAGGACGGACGGGGGCACCGCGATCATCTGGACGCTGTGCCTGGCCCTCGGCTTCATGGCGTCCTTGGCGACGGGTGGGATCGTCTCAAAGTTCAACCCGGCCGGGGCGGCCTTTGGTGCCGCGTCTGGTGTCGCTGCCTTGGTCGTCGCGGTCGCCGTCCTGCTCGAAAGGAGGTTCACACGGTCAGGAACCCGCACGTTCCGGGAAACGCTTCGGTCCGTCGCCGAAATCCTGACTCGACCGGAGCCGGACGCCGCTTCGACGGTCCGACCGACCGAGGTCGCCGGTGCCGACGTCGTGACCGATATCGTGCAGTCTTCAGGTTAAAGGACTCTCACCATAGGTCGGCCTGAGTTCAGGTAGCTTCAAGGGACCGAAATGTCGAAGCTGCCCGTTCTCGCACTTGCGGCCCTCTTCACCACCCTGGCCCCGGCCCAAAACCCCTTCCAACCGCCGCGTGCCAAGTTGACGTACGCGCCCGACCGCACGTGCGACCTCGTCAACGTCAGCGTTACTCTTGACGTCGACGCGGCGAAGAAAACGTTCACGGGTCGTTCCGTCAATACGCTGGTGCCGTTGCGCAGCGGGCTTAAGGAGATCGTGCTTCATGCCGGTACGGGCCTCGACGTCCGATCGGTCAAGGTCGACGGCAAGACCGTCACCTTTACGCGCAAGGACAAGGACATGACCATCGCGGCCGGCTCCCTGAAGAAGGGCGTCCCGTTCAAGGTCGAAACGGTGTACTCGAGTTCGAAAGGCGGCGGCAGGGACGGGGGCTGGCACTGGATGACGGCAACGACCGCGCAGCCGGGCAAAGTCGGGTTCTGGACTCAAGGCGAGACGATGGGCAACTGCGAGTGGTGCCCGACGTGGGACTATCCGAACGACCTTGCGACCTCGCAGACGACGACGACGGTGCCTGCGGACTGGGACGTCGTGGGCAACGGCGTCCTGACGTCGTCCGCTCTTTCCCCGGACAAAAAGCGCAAGACCTTTGTCTGGACGATGACCCAGCCCCACGCGACCTACCTTCTCAGCCTGTGCGGCGGTCCGTTCGATATCAAGAAGGACACTTGGGAAGGAGTTCCGCTGTGGTACGTCGTACCGAAGGGCTCGGGCTACCTGATCGATTCGTCGTTCGGCCATACGAAGGACATGCTCACGTTCTTTTCGCAAAAGGTCGGGGTCAAGTACCCGTGGCCGAAGTACGCCCAGAACGCGATGTACGACTTCGGGGGCGGCATGGAGAACGTTTCGGCGACCACGTTGGGCGAAGGCAGCCTGACCGAAGAGCGCGACGGTTACTACACGATGGACAGCCTGAACTCGCACGAGCTCGGCCACCAATGGTTCGGCGACCTCGTGACGTGCGTCCATTGGGGCGACATCTGGCTCAACGAGAGCTTCGCCACGTTCATGCAGATGATCTATTCGGAACACAGCCGAGGGGCCGACGACTACGCCTGGGAGATCGAAGACGCGATGCAGGCGTACTTCGGTGAAGCCCGCAGGTACAAGCACCCGCTCTCGACGAAGGTGTATCCCAACCCGGACGCCATGTTCGACAGCCACACCTATCCGAAAGGGGGCGTCATCCTTCATACGCTCAGACGGAAATTAGGGGACGAAGCCACTTTCAGCGCGCTGAAGAGCTACCTGAACCAGTGGCGGCACACTCCGGTCGAGAGCACGCAGCTCCGTCGGGCCTTTACCGAGACGACAGGGGTGAACGCCGAGCCCTTCTGGGCCCAGTGGATCGAGAAGCCCGGCCATCCGGTCCTCGACTATACGTGGACCTACGACGGCGGCAAAGTCCTTCTCACGGTCAAGCAGAAGCAAGACACCTCCGACGGGACTCCGGTGTACGACATCGTATCGAAGGTCGGACTCATCGGTGCGACGGGGCTCCAGCGGGTGCCCGTCCACATCACGAAGACCGACGAGACGTTCGAGATTCCGGCCGCGACGAGACCGAAAGCGGTCGTCATTGATCCGGACCACGACTTCCTGCGCGCCATACCTGAACTCCATTGGGCCGACGAGGAACTGCCCTCGATCTTGCGTCTCTCTCCGAACGCGCCCGACCGACAGGCGGCCATGATCAAGATGCTGGAGAAACCCGACGACGCGAAAGTCAGGGCGGTCGTCGAAGCACTGACCTCCGACAAGGGCCTGAGCCCGGCGTTCCGCTCGCTCAACCGTCTCGCGGCCCTCGCCCGGCCCGACCTGCGCGCCTTCTGGACGGGCGAGCTCTCCCACGCGAACTACGAACGTCGCGCTCAAGCCGTCAGCGCTCTTGCCAAACTGCCTCAAGACCCCGCCACCGTCACGAAACTGCGGGGACTGATCAGCGCGAAGAGTCCGATCCAGGTCGTGGTCAACGCGATCAACGCCCTCAAAGCCTGGGACGCCAAGGCGAACGCCGACGTGTTCAAGACAGCCCAAGGCATCAAGGACCGCCGCAACAGGATCAAGCGCGCCGCCGATTCGGCCCTGGGCGGCTGACGGGACTCAGGGGCCGGAAGGAACCGTTCGGCCCCTGAGATGCGTCTGAAGGGAACCATGTCGATGAATTCGTTCCTCAAAAAGTCGCAGAAGAAGCTCGTGGCCGACCCGGACGCCGAAGAGCAGGCCCATGGAGAGGCGCACGGCGTCCCCCAAGACCAGAAACACCCCTCGAAGGCCAAAGGAAAGGGAGCCTCGGCCGGAATGAAGTCGGCCCAATCGACCGCGAAGAAGGGCACCCGCAAAAAGGTCTGACAGGGGGCGCCCTTTTGAACCTATTCGGGCCTGTCCGGGCCCGGTAGAATAGCCCGCAGACAAGAGGGTTCCCCTTCCCTCTTTTGGAAGACACCATTGGCCGAGAACGATCCCACTATAGGAACGCGCGCGATAGAAGACGAGCTCGCACAGAGCTACGTCAACTACGCGATGTCCGTCATCATCTCCCGGGCCCTCCCGGACGTCCGTGACGGGCTGAAACCGGTCCAACGGCGGATCCTCTATGCCATGCGGGAGCTGAACCTCACTCCGCAGAACGGGACCACTAAGTGCGCCAAGGTCTGCGGCCAGACCAGCGGCGACTATCACCCTCACGGCGAGGCGACGATCTACCCGACGCTCGTCCGTATGGCCC
Coding sequences:
- a CDS encoding CsbD family protein is translated as MNWNIIEGKWKEMAGSVRQKWGELTDDEIQQTAGQRDKFEGLLQQKYGMTQEAAAKQIDEWAGAIKDGIR
- a CDS encoding aminopeptidase: MSKLPVLALAALFTTLAPAQNPFQPPRAKLTYAPDRTCDLVNVSVTLDVDAAKKTFTGRSVNTLVPLRSGLKEIVLHAGTGLDVRSVKVDGKTVTFTRKDKDMTIAAGSLKKGVPFKVETVYSSSKGGGRDGGWHWMTATTAQPGKVGFWTQGETMGNCEWCPTWDYPNDLATSQTTTTVPADWDVVGNGVLTSSALSPDKKRKTFVWTMTQPHATYLLSLCGGPFDIKKDTWEGVPLWYVVPKGSGYLIDSSFGHTKDMLTFFSQKVGVKYPWPKYAQNAMYDFGGGMENVSATTLGEGSLTEERDGYYTMDSLNSHELGHQWFGDLVTCVHWGDIWLNESFATFMQMIYSEHSRGADDYAWEIEDAMQAYFGEARRYKHPLSTKVYPNPDAMFDSHTYPKGGVILHTLRRKLGDEATFSALKSYLNQWRHTPVESTQLRRAFTETTGVNAEPFWAQWIEKPGHPVLDYTWTYDGGKVLLTVKQKQDTSDGTPVYDIVSKVGLIGATGLQRVPVHITKTDETFEIPAATRPKAVVIDPDHDFLRAIPELHWADEELPSILRLSPNAPDRQAAMIKMLEKPDDAKVRAVVEALTSDKGLSPAFRSLNRLAALARPDLRAFWTGELSHANYERRAQAVSALAKLPQDPATVTKLRGLISAKSPIQVVVNAINALKAWDAKANADVFKTAQGIKDRRNRIKRAADSALGG